A window of the Nitrosococcus wardiae genome harbors these coding sequences:
- a CDS encoding cation-translocating P-type ATPase: MNNNPEKGQRWHTQEAEKVLQRLDVDPEQGLTSETAKERLADQGKNTIQEAARRPIWRMILGQFTDFMVIVLIVAAVVSGIIGEPQDAIAIMVIVVLNAVIGAVQEYRAERAIAALRMMAAPEAQVLRSGKTYTIPAVDLVPGDVVLLEAGTVVPADLRLLKTSELRVDEAALTGESQAVQKTAKALGEEEAPLGDRFNMGYKGTLVSHGRATGVVVATGMETELGRIASLLHQEEAVKTPLQQRLAHFGQRLAIIVLIVCGIIFVSGLLRGEAIVLMFLTAVSLAVAAIPEALPAVVTVSLAIGARNMSRRNALIRRLPAVETLGSVTYICTDKTGTLTESRMTAEVFWAAGEQKSQIPPPDSERSPWHLLGQALALCNEVVPDKKEGARGDPTEVALYQAADRAGYERHSLEEALPRIGDIPFDSERKRMTTVHRKSEGEVVAFVKGAPEQILSRCLQMQTAEGDAEVDAKALLGEAEDLAGQGYRVLAAAFRPLKTVPTEWDSEVIEKELIFLGLVALIDPPRKEVPGAVADCISAGITPVMITGDHPGTARAIAVRLGIDKEDGSVITGQELAQISEEDFAARVRQIRTYARVTPEQKIRIVKALQDRGEFVAMTGDGVNDAPALKRAGIGVAMGQKGTDVAREASDMVLLDDNFATIVSAVREGRRIFDNIRKFVKYTMASNSGEIWTLFLAPFLGLPLPLVPIQILWINLVTDGLPGLALSVEPEERGIMKRLARPPNESIFAHGVWQHMIWVGLLIGGLSLFSQAWAYYGGSDHWQTIVFTVLILCQLAQVLAIRSEKESLFSQGLWNNKLLLGAVAVTVALQLAVIYVPFLNPIFRTSPLPPGELALCFALPVVVFVAVEIEKWLVRKGWIYAERSKKGQKKEVPLTTKEQEP, translated from the coding sequence GAGCAGGGGTTAACGTCGGAAACGGCAAAGGAGCGGTTGGCCGACCAGGGCAAAAATACCATTCAGGAAGCTGCCCGGCGCCCCATATGGCGCATGATTCTTGGTCAGTTCACGGACTTTATGGTCATTGTCTTGATCGTGGCGGCAGTTGTTTCAGGCATCATCGGCGAACCCCAGGATGCTATTGCTATTATGGTGATTGTGGTTCTGAATGCCGTTATTGGCGCCGTTCAGGAATATCGGGCAGAACGGGCGATTGCCGCACTTAGGATGATGGCGGCGCCTGAAGCTCAAGTGCTCCGAAGTGGAAAAACCTATACCATACCTGCTGTTGATTTGGTGCCGGGTGATGTGGTGCTGCTCGAAGCGGGCACTGTGGTTCCAGCGGATCTTCGTCTTCTGAAAACCTCAGAGCTTAGGGTGGATGAAGCGGCCCTTACGGGGGAATCCCAGGCGGTTCAGAAGACCGCCAAGGCCTTGGGAGAGGAGGAGGCCCCCCTAGGAGACCGATTTAACATGGGCTACAAGGGAACCCTGGTCAGTCACGGTCGAGCCACGGGCGTGGTGGTGGCTACTGGCATGGAGACTGAGTTGGGGCGAATCGCTTCCCTATTACATCAAGAAGAAGCGGTTAAAACCCCTCTACAACAACGGTTGGCTCACTTTGGTCAACGCTTGGCCATCATCGTTCTCATTGTCTGTGGGATTATTTTTGTCAGCGGGCTGCTGCGCGGAGAAGCTATCGTTTTGATGTTTTTAACGGCGGTGAGTTTGGCCGTGGCGGCTATCCCTGAAGCCTTACCTGCAGTCGTTACCGTCTCTCTGGCCATTGGGGCCCGCAACATGAGCCGGCGCAATGCCTTAATCCGCCGCTTGCCTGCTGTGGAAACCCTCGGCTCGGTGACTTATATCTGCACAGACAAGACCGGTACGTTGACCGAAAGCCGGATGACAGCCGAGGTTTTTTGGGCAGCAGGTGAGCAGAAGAGTCAAATTCCGCCGCCGGATTCCGAGCGCTCTCCTTGGCATCTACTGGGCCAAGCCTTAGCCCTTTGTAATGAGGTGGTGCCCGACAAAAAGGAGGGTGCGCGAGGTGATCCCACTGAAGTGGCGCTCTACCAAGCTGCCGATAGGGCGGGTTATGAACGGCACTCCCTAGAAGAGGCGTTGCCCCGCATTGGCGATATTCCCTTTGATTCTGAACGCAAGCGGATGACGACGGTGCATCGGAAGTCGGAAGGGGAGGTAGTTGCCTTTGTCAAAGGGGCACCGGAACAAATCTTATCCCGCTGCTTGCAGATGCAGACTGCCGAAGGGGACGCTGAGGTGGATGCTAAAGCGCTGCTTGGGGAGGCAGAGGATCTTGCAGGGCAAGGGTATCGGGTTCTTGCCGCTGCGTTTCGGCCCCTTAAGACTGTCCCGACGGAATGGGATTCCGAAGTCATTGAAAAGGAGCTTATCTTTCTCGGACTGGTGGCGTTGATTGATCCCCCCCGCAAGGAAGTGCCCGGTGCAGTGGCCGATTGTATATCGGCGGGTATCACCCCGGTAATGATCACGGGGGATCATCCTGGAACTGCACGGGCTATTGCGGTTCGGTTGGGTATCGATAAGGAGGATGGTTCGGTTATCACCGGGCAAGAACTGGCTCAAATTTCGGAAGAGGATTTTGCCGCTCGGGTACGGCAGATCAGGACCTATGCGCGGGTGACCCCGGAGCAAAAAATCCGGATTGTGAAGGCGTTGCAGGACAGGGGAGAGTTTGTGGCCATGACCGGGGACGGCGTCAATGATGCGCCCGCCCTAAAAAGAGCCGGGATCGGAGTGGCCATGGGGCAAAAGGGGACCGATGTGGCGAGGGAAGCCTCCGATATGGTGCTGCTTGATGACAATTTCGCCACCATTGTGAGCGCCGTGCGGGAGGGGCGGCGTATCTTTGATAATATCCGTAAGTTTGTCAAATATACGATGGCCAGCAATTCAGGGGAGATCTGGACCCTCTTCCTGGCCCCTTTCTTGGGTCTTCCCTTGCCTTTAGTGCCTATCCAAATTCTTTGGATTAATCTAGTGACTGATGGCCTGCCCGGCTTAGCCCTTTCTGTCGAGCCGGAGGAACGGGGTATTATGAAGCGCCTGGCACGCCCCCCTAATGAAAGTATTTTCGCCCATGGCGTGTGGCAGCATATGATCTGGGTGGGCTTGCTGATTGGTGGATTGTCTCTCTTCTCCCAGGCTTGGGCTTATTATGGTGGCTCAGATCACTGGCAAACCATTGTTTTCACAGTCTTGATCCTGTGCCAGTTAGCCCAGGTACTCGCTATTCGCTCGGAGAAAGAATCCCTGTTTAGCCAAGGGCTTTGGAATAACAAATTGCTATTAGGAGCGGTGGCGGTAACGGTGGCTTTACAATTGGCTGTGATTTACGTGCCGTTTTTGAACCCCATATTTAGGACCTCTCCTTTGCCGCCTGGGGAATTAGCACTCTGCTTTGCCTTGCCCGTGGTGGTCTTTGTGGCCGTAGAGATTG